The following are encoded together in the Weissella soli genome:
- a CDS encoding tRNA dihydrouridine synthase, whose translation MVRQAKSAYWQNVVDQAVARADGASVPFFSLAPMEAVTDTVFRRVVEQAAGPDVYYTEFTNARSVAHPKAQQSVQGRLFVTADEQQPIAQLWGNRGEDFSSSIPELKKLGYQAIDLNMGCPDPTVVKNGGGSDLIRHFDDAKAVIAAAKEAGLPVSVKTRLGFNDFDTYKTWLPFLLEQDIQVLTIHLRTREEMSKVPAHYEVIDEIVKMRDDISPATLLQINGDIKTRAQGLQLVAEHPGVDGVMIGRGIFANPFAFELEPVEHTLAETLALLRMQLALYDEFTETIGPRSFQKLKRFFKIYVRNFARASELRVALMDTKNTTEVRALLDAFDAEYQEVEA comes from the coding sequence ATGGTTCGACAAGCAAAGTCAGCGTATTGGCAAAATGTTGTAGATCAGGCGGTTGCGCGGGCGGATGGAGCCAGTGTACCTTTCTTTTCGTTGGCCCCAATGGAGGCAGTCACAGATACGGTTTTTCGACGAGTCGTTGAGCAGGCCGCAGGACCAGATGTGTATTATACGGAGTTCACGAATGCGCGCAGCGTGGCGCATCCCAAGGCGCAGCAATCTGTCCAAGGACGATTGTTTGTGACTGCAGACGAGCAGCAACCAATTGCTCAGTTATGGGGCAATCGTGGTGAAGATTTTAGTAGTTCGATTCCTGAGTTAAAGAAACTTGGCTATCAGGCGATCGATTTGAACATGGGGTGTCCAGATCCAACCGTCGTAAAAAACGGTGGTGGTTCAGATTTAATTCGTCATTTTGATGATGCTAAGGCGGTCATTGCAGCTGCTAAGGAAGCGGGATTACCAGTTTCAGTGAAGACACGTTTGGGGTTTAATGACTTTGACACTTACAAAACATGGTTACCCTTTTTGTTAGAACAAGATATTCAAGTTTTGACCATTCATTTGCGCACACGCGAAGAGATGTCAAAGGTGCCAGCACATTATGAAGTGATTGATGAAATTGTGAAAATGCGCGATGACATTTCACCAGCAACCTTGCTCCAAATCAATGGGGATATCAAGACACGTGCGCAGGGGCTACAATTAGTTGCCGAACATCCTGGTGTTGATGGGGTCATGATTGGCCGGGGCATTTTTGCCAACCCATTCGCTTTTGAACTTGAACCAGTTGAGCATACTTTAGCAGAAACATTGGCCTTATTACGCATGCAACTAGCTTTATATGATGAATTCACAGAGACCATTGGCCCAAGGAGTTTTCAAAAGTTAAAGCGTTTCTTCAAAATTTATGTCCGTAATTTTGCACGAGCCTCTGAGTTGCGGGTCGCCCTGATGGATACCAAGAATACGACTGAAGTACGGGCTTTGTTAGATGCATTTGATGCAGAATATCAGGAAGTCGAAGCTTAG
- a CDS encoding chloride channel protein yields MQKSENFTLGLSTVVIGVLAGISSGLLSWFLDSVERFALNWQESLHNAVANEVMPSRRLLAVTIGAIIVAVFWYFLRRRQPLVGVEGALAGKQMPVSGTIMHVLLQIFFVATGGSVGREVAPREAGALIAQQWQQLTQRVGLAALTQSDRQLLIASAAGAGFAGIYISPMTGTLFAIEVLLKQINLKITMVSLSMASIAAFVGGSMKGFNAYYHVGNTAFHSQFVLIILLVAPLSGLVGAWFKKSSGWATTHQTTGVAILWQLPIMGLITGLITMFGMPQIMGNGRALAQTALDSLSVKVLPFLLLAALLKYIVTILTIRAGAAGGVLTPAIGIGSSLGAMIGILFSVVVPGISIWQSALFGAVTLLAASQQAPLMAMFMLFEITHLNATALLPLTIGVGISTLVSRAVLKQPIVK; encoded by the coding sequence ATGCAAAAATCAGAGAATTTCACATTAGGTCTAAGCACCGTTGTGATTGGCGTATTGGCTGGGATTAGCTCAGGCTTGTTGAGTTGGTTTTTGGATAGTGTTGAACGATTCGCGTTAAACTGGCAAGAATCATTACATAATGCAGTTGCCAATGAAGTGATGCCAAGCCGGCGCTTACTGGCAGTGACCATTGGTGCGATAATTGTGGCGGTATTTTGGTACTTTTTGCGTCGTCGTCAGCCATTAGTAGGCGTTGAAGGGGCGCTTGCTGGCAAACAGATGCCGGTTTCAGGCACGATCATGCATGTGCTATTACAAATATTTTTTGTGGCCACTGGTGGCTCAGTTGGTCGTGAAGTCGCGCCACGGGAAGCCGGCGCCTTAATTGCACAACAGTGGCAGCAACTCACGCAACGAGTCGGGTTAGCCGCATTAACCCAAAGTGATCGGCAACTACTCATTGCGAGTGCAGCGGGTGCGGGCTTTGCCGGCATATATATCTCACCGATGACGGGTACCTTGTTTGCCATCGAAGTGTTACTAAAACAAATCAATCTCAAAATTACGATGGTGAGCCTATCAATGGCTTCTATTGCAGCGTTTGTAGGCGGGTCAATGAAAGGCTTTAATGCCTATTACCATGTCGGTAATACAGCATTCCATAGTCAATTTGTCCTGATTATCTTGCTGGTGGCACCGCTCAGTGGGCTGGTCGGCGCCTGGTTTAAGAAAAGTTCTGGCTGGGCCACGACCCATCAAACCACCGGGGTAGCTATTCTATGGCAATTGCCAATCATGGGGTTGATCACTGGGTTAATTACAATGTTTGGGATGCCACAAATCATGGGTAATGGTCGCGCTTTGGCACAAACGGCGTTGGATAGTTTATCGGTTAAGGTGCTACCATTTTTGTTGTTGGCCGCGCTATTAAAGTACATCGTGACTATTTTGACAATTCGCGCTGGTGCAGCGGGTGGTGTTTTAACGCCAGCGATCGGCATCGGTAGTAGTCTTGGTGCGATGATTGGTATTTTATTCTCGGTGGTTGTCCCGGGAATTTCAATCTGGCAAAGTGCCCTGTTTGGTGCGGTGACGCTCTTGGCAGCGTCACAACAGGCACCATTGATGGCAATGTTTATGTTATTTGAAATCACGCATTTAAATGCAACGGCCTTACTACCATTAACGATTGGCGTGGGTATTTCAACGTTAGTATCACGGGCTGTCTTGAAGCAACCGATCGTAAAATAG